From the Debaryomyces hansenii CBS767 chromosome F complete sequence genome, the window TGCTCGTGCCACAATATCATTAACCACAAATGGAACGAACTGTGTTAATCAATCACAATCATGCATATGTGAAAATTCTATGAATTCAATGATAGTGGCTAGTGAGTAGGTAGTTTACAAGGTCCAAATAGGTTCGGTGTAGCCTATTACTTTGAACTCCTTATAATTCTTTGGATAGCATGGCTCATAACCGAGATGAACCACGAAAAATATTGTATCTTGACTTGGTTGTATCGCCTTGCACAGAACTTAAACATTAAACTTATTGTGAATTGTATCTTATAAGCTTCGTTACATTATCATACCTACTAGGTGACGTGACTGATACGATAAAATGAGTCATTTCTCTGATAACGATGAGAATGATTGCTGTAATCACCCAAAGGAAAGAAGACGATCGTTTTTAGATCTAGGTGGTGCCAATTCGCTCAATAAGTTTGCATCATCATATACTAGAGCTCAGTCTTATTTAGGGCTGAGTTTGGTTGAAACTTCAGTAGTCCAGGGGACAGAAGACGATCTAAGTCCATGTACATCACTTGATGATGTGGTTACAGAAAGTGCAATCGATGACAGTCCCAGAGGGAATGAAAGAGCACTTGACCAAATAAATGCATTTAGTTTCGAGCGTAATGAAGaatcttctttattatcaagaCGAACAAGTAAGGCTGATTCAGAGCGCTTAATTACAGGTGATTCTACTGCTCCACAAACCATTTTTAATTGCATAAATACCTTGATGGGAATTGGAATGTTATCCTTGCCGTTTGGTTTTCGTCTATCGGGGTGGGTTCTTGGTACATTGATGCTATTATTCAGTTCTATAGTCACGAATATCAGTGCTAAGATGTTGGGTAAGATTTTACGAAAGTATCCCCATCTAATGAGTTACGGGGATATAGCGCATTTATATGGCGGTCGAGGAATTAACATTGTTGTCACTCTtgtattttcatttgatcTTCTTGGTGCCATGATTTCGTTGATAATCTTATTTAGCGATTCGTTTCACATTTTGTTTCCGTCATTACAAAGGGTCTTATTGAAAGGCATTATAGTCGCTGTGTTATTTGTACTATCCTTCTTaccattatcaattttatctttatgTAGCTTGTTGGGAATTATTTGCACTTCACTTCTTATAGtggttattattatctgtGGGCTTTTAACCTCAACTTCCCCAGGATCGTTAGTCACCCCTGCAGTTACAAACTTATGGCCATCCgagtataaatatttatttctaaGTCTTGGATTATTTATGGCTCCTTGGGGCGGGCATCCTGTATTCCCTGAGTTGTATAGGGATATGAGGCACCGATcaaagttttcaaaatgttGTAATATAGCCTTCGGTATCACATTCAACTTGGACTATTTAATTGCGGCAATTGGATTTTTGATGTTTGGAATAAATTGCCAGGATTCTCTTActaaaaatttaatgacAAATAAGAACTATCCTGACTGGGTCAGGCCGCTAATTTGTTTGTTTATGGGGTTGTTACCGGTTTCAAA encodes:
- a CDS encoding DEHA2F01936p (similar to uniprot|P47082 Saccharomyces cerevisiae YJR001W AVT1 Vacuolar transporter imports large neutral amino acids into the vacuole); translated protein: MSHFSDNDENDCCNHPKERRRSFLDLGGANSLNKFASSYTRAQSYLGSSLVETSVVQGTEDDLSPCTSLDDVVTESAIDDSPRGNERALDQINAFSFERNEESSLLSRRTSKADSERLITGDSTAPQTIFNCINTLMGIGMLSLPFGFRLSGWVLGTLMLLFSSIVTNISAKMLGKILRKYPHLMSYGDIAHLYGGRGINIVVTLVFSFDLLGAMISLIILFSDSFHILFPSLQRVLLKGIIVAVLFVLSFLPLSILSLCSLLGIICTSLLIVVIIICGLLTSTSPGSLVTPAVTNLWPSEYKYLFLSLGLFMAPWGGHPVFPELYRDMRHRSKFSKCCNIAFGITFNLDYLIAAIGFLMFGINCQDSLTKNLMTNKNYPDWVRPLICLFMGLLPVSKLPLITRPIITVYESFFKLNQTNYAVIKNGIRQEVYGIKRVLSRVVFCVLLLLVSLIFNSFGKVISFLGSAICFTICMTLPLIFYLKFYDDEITVMERLLIKFGILIGVVFSLIGTYGSIVIDI